From the Orenia metallireducens genome, one window contains:
- a CDS encoding M23 family metallopeptidase — protein MSKKFEKWPFSIILDKKKIKLKDKVKGLKSWKWIYLVVIIFFMVLGGMYAFYQENYFSLTEEPHFERTSGQEKEARVEIIDVKEDLDNYKLDREEITIPSSLKNTEENSVKQEDIPAIKVIAKPTSIETFGSLIKPIDSNIILSWNEPYKDRVLDAWKFNSGVDFKAEIGTKIKAVQDGIVEEIIKDDYQGTTVIIKHNDTFKTLYGNLQNIYLEEGEKISTGQALGEVGDSGLSDESKLHFEVIKIEDGQEKRISPLQYLK, from the coding sequence ATGAGTAAAAAATTTGAAAAATGGCCCTTTTCTATTATTTTAGACAAAAAGAAAATTAAGTTAAAGGATAAGGTTAAAGGCTTAAAGTCATGGAAGTGGATTTATCTAGTTGTAATCATCTTTTTTATGGTCTTAGGTGGTATGTATGCTTTCTATCAAGAGAATTATTTTTCCTTAACAGAAGAACCACATTTTGAAAGAACAAGTGGTCAAGAGAAGGAAGCAAGGGTAGAGATAATAGATGTTAAAGAGGATTTAGATAATTATAAGTTAGATAGGGAAGAGATTACTATACCTTCATCACTAAAAAATACTGAAGAAAATAGTGTTAAACAAGAAGATATTCCTGCTATAAAGGTTATAGCTAAACCAACAAGTATTGAAACTTTTGGTAGTTTAATTAAACCTATTGATAGTAATATTATCTTGTCTTGGAATGAACCCTATAAAGATAGGGTTTTAGATGCTTGGAAGTTTAATAGTGGGGTGGACTTTAAAGCTGAAATAGGTACTAAGATTAAGGCGGTTCAAGATGGGATAGTAGAAGAGATTATTAAAGATGATTATCAAGGGACAACTGTTATTATTAAACATAATGATACTTTCAAAACCTTATATGGAAATTTACAGAATATTTATTTAGAAGAGGGAGAAAAAATCAGTACAGGTCAAGCATTAGGTGAAGTTGGTGATAGTGGATTAAGTGATGAGAGTAAATTGCACTTTGAAGTAATTAAAATAGAAGATGGGCAAGAAAAGAGAATATCTCCATTACAATATTTAAAATAA
- the spoIID gene encoding stage II sporulation protein D, protein MKRIILFIMILNLISIIIIPTFIMISLNIFKANQYKIDIYNTRTEDYMELDLDEYLKGVVAAEMPAKFEIEALKAQAVAARTYTLKKIKSNKLTTDSNRDQAWLSKKELKERWGNKYILYWSKVSAAVEETKGLALFYEDELISAVYHSSSGDYTEDAIAVWGNSVPYLQSVPSYYEEASPYYSKQKFYSINDICRVLDLERNDIDNINILKRSSGHRVLRLKMGRKIFSGKELRQKLGLPSTNFSVKREGEFLKFKTSGYGHGVGMSQYGANGMAKNQYDFKEILLHYYPNTQLKMFW, encoded by the coding sequence TTGAAAAGAATAATATTATTTATTATGATTTTGAATTTAATATCTATAATTATTATTCCAACTTTTATCATGATTTCTTTGAATATATTTAAAGCTAATCAATATAAAATAGATATTTATAATACTAGGACAGAAGATTATATGGAACTGGACTTAGATGAGTATCTGAAAGGAGTAGTTGCTGCTGAGATGCCAGCTAAATTTGAGATAGAGGCTTTAAAGGCTCAAGCTGTAGCAGCTAGGACATATACCTTAAAAAAAATAAAGTCTAATAAATTAACTACTGACAGTAATCGTGATCAAGCTTGGTTATCTAAAAAGGAGCTAAAAGAGAGATGGGGAAATAAATATATCTTATACTGGTCAAAGGTATCAGCAGCAGTTGAAGAGACCAAAGGGCTAGCATTATTTTATGAAGATGAGTTAATTAGTGCAGTATACCATTCAAGTAGTGGAGATTATACAGAAGATGCTATAGCAGTTTGGGGTAACTCTGTACCTTATTTACAGAGTGTACCTAGCTATTATGAAGAAGCATCCCCTTATTATAGTAAGCAGAAGTTTTATTCAATTAATGATATCTGTCGTGTATTAGATCTTGAAAGAAATGATATAGATAATATTAATATACTTAAGAGAAGCTCTGGTCATAGGGTATTAAGGTTAAAGATGGGAAGAAAAATATTTTCTGGTAAAGAATTAAGGCAGAAGCTAGGTCTACCTTCAACTAACTTTAGTGTTAAAAGGGAAGGTGAATTTTTAAAGTTTAAAACCTCTGGATATGGTCATGGGGTAGGTATGAGTCAATATGGTGCTAATGGAATGGCCAAGAATCAATATGATTTTAAAGAGATACTGTTACATTATTATCCAAATACACAACTAAAAATGTTTTGGTAA
- the spoIIID gene encoding sporulation transcriptional regulator SpoIIID: MKDYIHRRVMEVSEYIIETKATVRQAAKVFGVSKSTIHKDITERLDKINPQLADEIKDILEYNKSERHFRGGEATRKKYLKKKISK; the protein is encoded by the coding sequence ATGAAAGATTATATTCACCGTAGAGTAATGGAAGTTTCTGAGTATATAATTGAAACCAAAGCAACAGTAAGGCAAGCTGCTAAAGTATTTGGGGTTAGTAAAAGCACTATTCATAAGGATATTACTGAGAGGTTAGATAAGATTAATCCTCAATTGGCTGATGAAATTAAAGATATTCTAGAGTATAATAAATCAGAAAGGCATTTTAGAGGTGGAGAGGCTACTAGAAAAAAATATCTAAAAAAGAAAATATCTAAGTAA
- the atpH gene encoding ATP synthase F1 subunit delta — translation MLRNQVAERYAQALFDLAMEDKALEETENQFHEIVNVVNSNDELKQLLNHPKLSNDQKKETLTKVFEKELSNYLMNFIKILIDKGRVDYLQAIYQQFKKLVDTQQNRLEVQVISPINLSEKYQDKLKLKLEDTTKKEVALKLKVQPELLGGLILKIGDKVIDGSLLNHLKKLENTLKGLEVSKLGVKIDES, via the coding sequence ATGCTAAGAAACCAAGTAGCTGAAAGATATGCTCAAGCTTTATTTGATTTAGCTATGGAAGATAAGGCTTTAGAAGAGACTGAAAATCAATTCCATGAAATTGTTAATGTTGTTAATAGCAATGATGAGCTTAAGCAATTACTTAACCATCCTAAGCTTAGTAATGATCAGAAGAAGGAAACATTAACAAAGGTATTTGAGAAAGAATTATCAAATTATCTAATGAACTTTATTAAAATATTGATAGATAAGGGTAGGGTAGATTATTTGCAAGCAATCTATCAACAATTTAAAAAATTAGTCGATACTCAACAAAATAGACTAGAGGTTCAAGTTATTTCGCCAATCAATTTATCAGAGAAATATCAAGATAAATTAAAATTAAAATTAGAAGATACCACTAAAAAAGAGGTTGCTTTAAAATTAAAGGTTCAGCCAGAGCTATTAGGTGGGTTAATTTTAAAGATTGGTGATAAGGTAATTGATGGAAGTTTATTAAATCATCTTAAAAAGCTTGAAAATACATTAAAAGGTTTAGAAGTAAGCAAGTTAGGGGTGAAAATAGATGAATCTTAG
- the atpA gene encoding F0F1 ATP synthase subunit alpha, giving the protein MNLRPEEISSIIKEQIKNYNVELEVKGVGTVLNVGDGIARIHGLEDAMAGELLEFDSGVYGMALNLEEDSIGCVILGDESKIEEGDTVNRTNKIVEVPIGQELKGRVVNALGQPIDGKGPINSDKARPIESEAPGIVDRQPVKQPLQTGIKAIDSMVPIGKGQRELIIGDRQTGKTAIGIDTIINQKGKDVACIYVAIGQKSSTVAQIVNKLEESGAMEYTTVVSASASEPAPLQYLAPYAGCTIGEGFMYEGEDVLVVYDDLSKHAVAYREMSLLLRRPPGREAYPGDVFYLHSRLLERAAKLNDELGAGSLTALPIIETQAGDISAYIPTNVISITDGQIFLESELFYSGVRPAVNVGLSVSRVGGNAQIKAMKSVAGTLKLDMSQYRELEAFAQFGSDLDEATQKRLARGERIVEVLKQEETGPLEVEDQVIIIYTVTNGYLDDIPVEDVRRFEREFIKFMQDTHPEVGEAIVESGKLEEDTEEKLKAAIKEFKDTFATSKDKATA; this is encoded by the coding sequence ATGAATCTTAGACCTGAAGAAATCAGTTCTATAATTAAAGAACAGATAAAAAATTATAATGTAGAACTAGAAGTAAAAGGTGTAGGAACTGTACTTAATGTTGGTGATGGAATTGCCAGAATTCATGGCTTAGAAGATGCTATGGCTGGTGAGTTGTTAGAATTTGATAGTGGTGTTTATGGAATGGCACTAAACTTAGAGGAAGATAGTATAGGTTGTGTTATCTTAGGTGATGAATCTAAGATTGAAGAGGGAGATACTGTAAATAGAACTAATAAAATTGTAGAGGTACCTATTGGTCAAGAATTAAAAGGTCGTGTTGTTAATGCTTTAGGTCAACCTATCGATGGAAAAGGACCAATTAATAGTGATAAAGCTAGACCAATTGAGTCTGAGGCACCAGGAATTGTTGATCGTCAGCCAGTAAAACAGCCATTACAAACAGGTATTAAAGCAATTGACTCTATGGTACCAATTGGTAAGGGTCAACGTGAATTGATTATCGGTGACCGCCAAACTGGTAAAACAGCTATCGGAATCGACACTATTATTAATCAAAAGGGTAAAGATGTAGCATGTATTTATGTAGCAATTGGGCAGAAATCTTCTACAGTAGCTCAGATTGTAAATAAATTAGAAGAATCAGGTGCAATGGAATATACAACAGTAGTTTCAGCATCTGCTAGTGAACCAGCTCCATTACAATATCTAGCTCCTTATGCAGGTTGTACTATTGGAGAAGGATTTATGTATGAAGGAGAAGATGTTTTAGTTGTATATGATGATCTATCTAAGCATGCTGTTGCTTATCGTGAAATGTCATTGCTTTTAAGAAGACCACCAGGACGTGAAGCTTATCCAGGTGACGTATTCTACTTACACTCTAGATTATTAGAGCGTGCTGCTAAATTAAATGATGAATTAGGTGCAGGTTCTTTAACTGCTTTACCTATCATTGAAACACAAGCAGGAGATATCTCTGCATACATCCCTACAAATGTAATCTCCATTACCGATGGACAGATATTCTTAGAAAGTGAATTATTTTATTCTGGTGTTAGACCAGCGGTTAACGTAGGATTATCTGTATCTCGTGTAGGTGGTAATGCACAGATTAAAGCGATGAAATCTGTTGCAGGAACATTAAAACTAGATATGTCCCAATATCGTGAATTAGAAGCCTTTGCACAGTTTGGTTCTGACTTAGATGAAGCTACTCAAAAGAGATTAGCTCGTGGTGAAAGAATCGTAGAGGTATTAAAACAAGAGGAGACAGGTCCACTAGAAGTAGAGGATCAGGTTATTATTATCTATACAGTAACTAATGGATACTTAGATGATATTCCTGTTGAAGATGTTAGAAGATTTGAGAGAGAGTTTATTAAATTTATGCAAGATACTCATCCAGAAGTGGGAGAAGCTATTGTTGAAAGTGGTAAGTTAGAAGAGGATACAGAAGAGAAGTTAAAAGCTGCAATTAAAGAATTTAAAGATACTTTTGCTACTAGCAAGGATAAAGCAACTGCCTAA
- a CDS encoding F0F1 ATP synthase subunit epsilon has protein sequence MSTMKLSIITPEKVVYDGEASMVTVRTIDGDRGFLAEHQPLVTGLDIGQIKIKNNDQEKILASSTGYIEVKPEEINILVDTAEYSDEIDVDRAESAKERAEKRLSKDDSSINSKRAEIALKKAMNRLKVSKGRNFE, from the coding sequence ATGTCCACAATGAAACTTAGTATCATTACACCAGAAAAGGTGGTCTATGATGGAGAAGCATCTATGGTAACTGTAAGAACTATAGATGGTGATAGAGGATTTTTGGCAGAACATCAACCTTTAGTAACAGGTTTAGATATTGGTCAGATTAAAATCAAAAATAATGATCAAGAGAAGATATTAGCATCTAGTACAGGTTATATTGAAGTAAAACCTGAAGAGATTAATATCTTGGTTGATACTGCTGAATACTCTGATGAGATTGATGTGGACCGGGCAGAATCTGCCAAAGAAAGAGCTGAAAAGCGATTATCTAAAGATGATAGCTCAATTAATTCTAAAAGGGCTGAGATTGCTTTAAAGAAGGCTATGAATAGATTGAAAGTCAGTAAAGGCAGAAATTTTGAGTAA
- the atpG gene encoding ATP synthase F1 subunit gamma, producing the protein MASMRDIKRQITSVESTKKITRAMKMVAAAKLRKSQERAESAKPFFDKTKETLADITARIDDDLHPLLEKRDVKKVGYVFITGDRGLCGAYNSRVIKKVETGLKESDKDTALISIGKKGRDYFKNKVEIISEYIEIEDAPGFSTATNIANELVELYTEGILDEIHLVYTEFNSVVSQSVESMQLLPIEPPESGKVNDSEESYLYDPSAEEVLSAVLPQYLKNIIFGALIQSKASEFASRMTAMDSATDNAEDMIEKLKLSYNRARQAAITQELSEIVGGAEALE; encoded by the coding sequence ATGGCAAGTATGCGGGATATTAAGCGGCAGATTACTAGTGTTGAGAGTACTAAGAAGATAACTAGAGCTATGAAGATGGTTGCTGCTGCTAAGTTGAGAAAGTCCCAAGAAAGAGCAGAAAGTGCTAAACCTTTTTTCGATAAAACTAAGGAGACTTTAGCTGATATTACAGCTAGAATAGATGATGATTTACATCCTCTACTTGAAAAACGTGATGTCAAAAAGGTAGGGTATGTATTTATTACTGGTGATCGTGGATTATGTGGTGCATATAATAGCCGTGTAATTAAAAAGGTTGAAACTGGTTTAAAGGAATCTGATAAAGATACTGCTTTAATAAGCATTGGTAAAAAAGGAAGAGACTACTTTAAAAATAAAGTAGAGATTATCTCTGAATATATTGAAATTGAAGATGCTCCAGGTTTCTCTACAGCTACTAATATTGCTAATGAATTGGTAGAGCTATATACTGAAGGTATTTTAGATGAGATTCATTTAGTTTATACTGAATTTAATTCTGTAGTTAGCCAAAGTGTAGAGTCAATGCAGTTGTTACCTATTGAGCCACCAGAATCAGGAAAGGTAAATGACTCAGAGGAGAGCTATCTTTATGACCCATCAGCAGAAGAGGTTCTATCTGCTGTGTTACCACAATATTTGAAGAATATTATCTTTGGTGCCTTGATACAATCAAAAGCTAGTGAATTTGCTTCTCGAATGACAGCAATGGATTCAGCTACAGATAATGCTGAAGATATGATTGAAAAGCTAAAATTATCTTATAACCGGGCTCGTCAAGCAGCTATTACTCAAGAGTTATCGGAGATTGTTGGAGGCGCAGAAGCATTAGAATAG
- a CDS encoding YueI family protein translates to MTEEKDIQQEAIIGNQGKSDLEQRVSAGIHGGFELKKGEKNRFLGEFRERVLKALTFEQVEEPGTYPEVLKAIKKREAKKLIINRKVDMERAKDYIKLAREHDLSFKKVDSPDFKGDIALVVVSDHAVNQSDIFIKDRATSLKEKGLPVELINARGGKICEDCYQIIGEKASEELVNYQKMNWLDKIIGKKCPANH, encoded by the coding sequence ATGACTGAAGAGAAGGATATCCAGCAAGAAGCCATAATAGGCAATCAAGGTAAAAGTGATTTAGAACAGAGGGTTAGTGCAGGAATTCATGGTGGTTTTGAATTGAAAAAAGGTGAGAAGAACAGGTTTTTAGGTGAGTTTAGAGAAAGAGTTTTAAAGGCTTTAACTTTTGAACAAGTTGAAGAGCCAGGTACATATCCAGAGGTTTTAAAAGCTATTAAAAAGAGAGAAGCAAAGAAATTAATAATTAATCGGAAAGTAGATATGGAAAGAGCTAAAGATTATATTAAACTGGCTAGAGAGCATGATTTATCCTTTAAAAAAGTAGATTCACCAGATTTTAAAGGGGATATAGCCTTAGTTGTGGTAAGTGATCATGCTGTTAATCAGAGTGATATTTTTATCAAGGATAGGGCAACTAGTTTAAAAGAGAAGGGGTTACCAGTAGAACTAATCAATGCTAGGGGAGGGAAGATTTGTGAAGATTGTTATCAGATAATAGGAGAAAAAGCATCAGAGGAATTAGTAAATTATCAAAAAATGAACTGGTTAGATAAGATTATAGGAAAAAAATGTCCTGCTAATCATTAA
- a CDS encoding UDP-N-acetylglucosamine 1-carboxyvinyltransferase translates to MSFLIVEGVSKLKGMVSISGAKNAALPIVMAALIGEGESILENIPNLRDINNLIKILDSLGSKTEYNNNILKINTDTINRLDIPYDLARKMRASYYVLGALLARFGQASTSLPGGCEIGSRPIDLHLKGFKALGAKINIEHGVVEVKADKLIGAKIYLDYPSVGATSNIMMAAVRAKGQTIIENAAREPEIIDLANYLNVMGAKIKGAGTDIIKIEGVKRLQGSEYTIIPDRIEAGTYMMAAAITESDLYIDNVLVEHVKPLIAKLREMGVRVKEDVNSVRIISDGKLKSVDMKTLPYPGFPTDMQAQFMALLTQAQGASMVIETVFENRFGHVDELKRMGADIKIDGRSAIVKKSNLTGAKVKATDLRAGAALIIAGLAAEGETEISDIYHIERGYENILDKLQSIGVNIRKVNC, encoded by the coding sequence ATGAGTTTTCTAATAGTAGAGGGAGTAAGTAAACTAAAAGGTATGGTCAGTATTAGTGGTGCTAAAAATGCTGCCTTACCAATTGTTATGGCTGCATTGATAGGAGAAGGAGAAAGCATTTTAGAAAATATTCCTAATTTAAGAGATATAAATAATTTAATTAAGATATTAGATTCTTTGGGATCTAAAACGGAGTATAATAATAATATCTTAAAGATTAATACAGATACCATTAATCGTTTAGATATACCTTATGATTTAGCTAGGAAGATGCGAGCCTCTTATTATGTTCTTGGAGCATTACTAGCTCGTTTTGGGCAGGCGTCTACCTCGTTACCAGGTGGTTGTGAAATAGGAAGTAGACCTATTGATTTACACCTAAAAGGATTTAAAGCATTAGGTGCCAAGATAAATATAGAGCATGGTGTAGTAGAAGTTAAGGCAGATAAACTAATTGGAGCTAAGATTTATTTAGATTATCCAAGTGTAGGTGCTACATCAAATATTATGATGGCAGCAGTTAGAGCAAAAGGGCAGACGATTATTGAAAATGCTGCTAGAGAGCCTGAGATTATTGATTTGGCTAATTACCTAAATGTAATGGGAGCTAAGATTAAAGGTGCTGGGACAGATATCATCAAGATTGAGGGTGTAAAAAGGTTACAAGGAAGTGAATATACTATTATTCCTGACCGAATTGAAGCAGGTACTTATATGATGGCTGCTGCTATTACAGAAAGCGACTTGTATATAGATAATGTATTAGTAGAACATGTAAAGCCATTGATTGCTAAATTAAGAGAGATGGGTGTTAGGGTAAAGGAAGATGTCAATAGTGTCAGAATAATTTCTGATGGTAAACTAAAGTCTGTTGATATGAAGACTTTACCTTATCCTGGCTTTCCTACAGATATGCAAGCACAGTTTATGGCTTTATTGACCCAAGCTCAAGGGGCTAGTATGGTAATAGAGACCGTCTTTGAGAATAGGTTTGGTCATGTTGATGAATTAAAGCGAATGGGAGCAGATATCAAGATAGATGGCAGATCTGCTATTGTTAAAAAATCCAATTTAACAGGAGCTAAAGTTAAGGCGACTGACTTAAGAGCTGGAGCGGCTTTGATTATAGCAGGATTGGCAGCAGAAGGAGAGACTGAGATTAGTGATATTTATCATATTGAGCGTGGATATGAGAATATATTAGACAAGTTACAGAGTATTGGTGTAAATATTAGAAAAGTTAATTGTTAG
- a CDS encoding flagellar hook-basal body protein, which translates to MIRGLYTSAAGMENALLKNNTISNNLANINTPGYKKQITIEKSFSNKLLNKIYNNVTTIGKVGTGVGIDRIANDFNTGSFKETANTFDWAIKGEGFFAIQTPQGIRYTRNGNFTINNQGQVVTQNGHLVMGEGGILQIPNGGKVNIDDNNIVVDGKALGRVQIVSFANKSGLIKEGDTLFRRGPEVGGTFRATGEIVQGFLEESNVSAVQEMIKMIDNSRVYEADQKVIQAHNDTLGKAVNEVGKV; encoded by the coding sequence ATGATAAGAGGTTTATACACATCTGCAGCTGGTATGGAGAATGCTTTATTAAAGAATAATACCATCTCTAATAATTTAGCTAACATCAATACACCAGGATATAAGAAGCAGATAACAATTGAAAAATCTTTTTCTAACAAACTATTAAATAAAATTTATAATAATGTTACTACTATAGGAAAAGTTGGTACTGGAGTAGGGATAGATAGAATAGCCAATGATTTTAACACAGGTAGTTTTAAAGAAACTGCGAATACCTTTGATTGGGCAATAAAGGGTGAGGGGTTCTTTGCTATTCAGACTCCACAAGGAATAAGATATACTCGCAATGGTAATTTTACGATAAATAATCAAGGACAAGTTGTTACTCAAAATGGTCATTTAGTTATGGGTGAAGGTGGTATACTACAGATTCCTAATGGAGGTAAAGTCAATATAGATGACAATAATATAGTGGTTGATGGCAAGGCCTTAGGTAGGGTTCAAATTGTAAGTTTTGCTAATAAATCAGGATTGATTAAAGAAGGAGATACATTATTTAGAAGAGGACCAGAGGTTGGTGGTACATTTAGAGCTACAGGAGAGATAGTACAAGGTTTTTTAGAGGAATCTAATGTTAGTGCTGTTCAGGAGATGATCAAAATGATTGATAATAGTAGAGTATATGAAGCTGACCAGAAGGTAATTCAAGCTCATAATGATACTTTGGGTAAGGCTGTTAATGAAGTAGGGAAGGTATAG
- the flgG gene encoding flagellar basal-body rod protein FlgG has product MIRSLWSASSGMRAQQLNMDTISNNLANVNTNGFKKSRVSFQDLMYQTLRQAGTPNSQGSQVPTSIEVGHGVRPAATQKLFGQGSLTSTENPLDIAIEGNGFFQVGLPDGTIGYTRDGSFKLDSNGQVVTSDGYLLQPVITIPANATEIMINEEGMVSYLEPGNDAPQDAGQIELVNFSNPAGLTSMGQNIFKATGASGEAMIGIPTQDGYGSIAQRFLESSNVKVVEEMVDMIAAQRAYEINSKAIKASDEMLQQANSLKR; this is encoded by the coding sequence ATGATTAGATCATTATGGAGTGCTTCATCAGGAATGAGAGCTCAACAACTTAATATGGATACAATCTCTAACAACTTAGCAAATGTTAATACTAATGGGTTTAAAAAATCTAGGGTAAGCTTTCAAGATTTGATGTATCAAACTTTACGCCAAGCAGGAACACCAAATAGTCAGGGTTCACAGGTACCTACATCTATAGAGGTTGGACATGGTGTCCGTCCAGCTGCTACTCAAAAACTATTTGGACAAGGTAGCTTAACAAGTACAGAAAATCCCTTAGATATAGCAATAGAAGGTAATGGTTTCTTCCAAGTTGGATTGCCAGATGGAACTATAGGTTATACTAGAGATGGTTCTTTTAAACTAGATAGTAATGGTCAGGTAGTAACTTCAGATGGTTACTTACTACAACCTGTAATTACTATTCCAGCTAATGCTACAGAGATTATGATTAATGAAGAAGGGATGGTATCATATCTAGAACCAGGAAATGATGCTCCTCAGGATGCTGGACAGATTGAGTTGGTTAACTTTTCTAACCCAGCAGGATTAACAAGTATGGGTCAGAATATCTTTAAAGCAACAGGTGCTTCTGGTGAGGCTATGATTGGTATACCAACTCAAGATGGCTATGGGTCTATTGCTCAAAGATTTTTAGAGAGTTCAAATGTTAAGGTTGTAGAAGAGATGGTAGATATGATTGCTGCACAGAGAGCTTATGAAATTAATTCTAAAGCCATAAAAGCATCTGATGAGATGTTACAACAAGCTAACTCACTAAAAAGATAG
- the atpD gene encoding F0F1 ATP synthase subunit beta, with protein MSGENNSPQNIGRVVEIIGPVVEVEFSNEQLPEINGAIKIVDEEHDKEVVIEVMHQVGDNRVKGVSMSSTDGLRRGMKAIDLGGPISVPVGEECLGRIFNVLGEPVDNYGDVNTDKRLPIHREAPSYEEQDTSTEIFETGIKVIDLLAPYSRGGKVGLFGGAGVGKTVLIQELINNIATEHGGYSVFTGVGERTREGNDLWLEFQEADILDKVALVYGQMNEPPGARMRVGLTGLTMAEYFRDEAGKDVLLFIDNIFRFVQAGSEVSALLGRMPSAVGYQPTLATDVGELQERITSTKKGSITSVQAVYVPADDLTDPAPATTFAHLDATTVLSRQISEKGIYPAVDPLDSTSTILSPSVVGEDHYNVARRVQETLQKYKDLQDIIAILGMDELSEDDKLVVSRARKIERFLSQPFSVAEQFTGMEGKYVPVNETVRGFKEILEGKHDDLPEEAFLFVGTIDEAVEKAEKAKGRD; from the coding sequence ATGAGTGGAGAGAATAACTCACCTCAAAATATTGGGCGAGTTGTAGAGATTATTGGTCCAGTAGTTGAGGTTGAATTTAGTAATGAACAGCTACCTGAAATCAATGGTGCGATAAAGATTGTAGATGAAGAACATGATAAAGAAGTAGTTATTGAGGTTATGCACCAAGTTGGTGATAACCGTGTAAAAGGTGTATCTATGAGTTCTACTGATGGATTAAGAAGAGGTATGAAGGCTATCGATTTGGGTGGTCCTATCTCTGTGCCAGTAGGAGAAGAATGCTTAGGTCGTATATTCAACGTATTAGGAGAGCCTGTTGATAATTATGGTGATGTTAATACTGATAAGCGTCTTCCTATACATAGAGAAGCACCAAGTTATGAAGAGCAAGATACATCAACTGAAATTTTTGAAACAGGAATTAAGGTTATTGACTTATTAGCACCTTACTCTAGAGGTGGTAAAGTAGGTTTATTCGGTGGTGCTGGTGTTGGTAAAACAGTATTAATTCAGGAATTAATCAATAATATTGCTACTGAGCATGGTGGTTACTCTGTATTTACTGGTGTAGGTGAGCGTACTCGTGAAGGTAATGATTTATGGTTAGAATTCCAAGAAGCAGATATATTAGATAAAGTAGCTTTAGTTTATGGTCAAATGAATGAACCTCCTGGAGCAAGAATGAGAGTTGGTTTAACTGGTCTGACTATGGCTGAATACTTCCGTGATGAAGCTGGTAAGGATGTATTATTATTTATCGATAATATCTTCCGTTTTGTTCAAGCTGGTTCTGAGGTATCAGCATTATTAGGAAGAATGCCTTCAGCGGTAGGTTACCAACCAACTTTAGCAACAGATGTTGGAGAATTACAAGAGAGAATCACATCTACTAAGAAAGGGTCTATCACTTCGGTACAGGCAGTGTATGTACCTGCAGATGACTTAACTGACCCTGCTCCAGCAACTACCTTTGCTCACTTGGATGCAACTACAGTATTATCAAGACAGATCTCTGAAAAAGGTATCTATCCTGCAGTTGATCCATTGGATTCTACTTCTACTATTTTAAGTCCTAGTGTTGTAGGAGAAGACCATTATAATGTTGCACGTAGAGTACAGGAAACATTACAAAAATACAAAGATTTACAAGATATCATTGCTATTTTAGGTATGGATGAATTATCTGAAGATGATAAATTAGTTGTATCTCGTGCACGTAAGATTGAGCGTTTCTTATCTCAGCCGTTCTCTGTAGCAGAGCAATTTACTGGTATGGAAGGTAAGTATGTACCAGTTAATGAGACTGTACGTGGCTTCAAAGAGATCCTAGAAGGTAAGCATGATGACTTACCAGAAGAGGCTTTTCTTTTTGTTGGTACAATAGATGAAGCTGTAGAAAAGGCTGAAAAAGCAAAAGGTCGTGATTAA